In Parasegetibacter sp. NRK P23, a single genomic region encodes these proteins:
- a CDS encoding SulP family inorganic anion transporter encodes MAALFNLFDFSQKVNYKTEILAGLTVAMTMIPESLSFAILAGFSPLTGLYAAFIMGLVTAVLGGRPGMVSGGAGATVVVLIALMQSHGLEYVFAAVLLAGLLQILVGVFKLGKFIKLVPQPVMYGFVNGLAVIIFMSQLQQFRMPGTGSWLSGTTLYVMLSLVLLTVLIVIFFPKITKAVPASLVAIAVVFAIVAGFGIDTKTVKDIASISGGFPPFHLPEVPFNLEMLKVIFPYALVMAGVGLIESLLTLNVVDEITGTRGRGNKECVAQGSANVLNGLFTGMGGCAMIAQTFVNLSAGSRARLSGIVAALTILLIILFGAPVIEKVPMAALVGVMVMVSIGTFEWISLRIINKMPKSDIIVGVLVAAITVWLHNLALAVLIGVVISALVFAWESAKRIRARKYLDENGAKHYEIYGPLFFGSVTRFTEKFDVQADPGEVIIDFKESRVVDMSAIDALNKLTEKYRSAGKKLHLLHLSPDCRQLLKNAADVIEVNVLEDPAYSVVGNE; translated from the coding sequence ATGGCTGCATTGTTTAACTTATTCGACTTTTCACAAAAAGTAAACTACAAAACCGAAATACTCGCGGGCCTGACCGTTGCTATGACGATGATCCCTGAATCTCTTTCTTTCGCGATTCTTGCCGGGTTTTCGCCGCTTACTGGCTTGTATGCCGCATTCATCATGGGGTTGGTAACCGCTGTACTGGGTGGTCGTCCGGGAATGGTGTCGGGTGGTGCAGGTGCAACAGTGGTGGTGCTGATCGCGTTGATGCAAAGTCACGGGTTGGAATATGTTTTCGCCGCGGTGCTGCTGGCGGGACTATTACAAATTCTGGTTGGCGTTTTTAAACTCGGGAAATTCATCAAACTTGTTCCGCAGCCGGTGATGTATGGATTTGTGAATGGACTGGCGGTGATCATTTTCATGTCTCAGTTGCAGCAGTTTCGGATGCCCGGAACCGGTTCCTGGCTAAGTGGAACAACGCTGTATGTAATGCTTTCGCTGGTATTGCTCACTGTACTGATCGTGATTTTTTTTCCTAAAATCACCAAAGCGGTACCCGCCTCGCTGGTTGCCATCGCGGTAGTGTTCGCGATTGTCGCTGGGTTTGGCATTGATACGAAAACAGTTAAAGACATCGCATCCATCAGCGGAGGATTTCCTCCTTTCCATCTTCCTGAAGTGCCGTTTAATCTTGAAATGCTGAAGGTGATTTTCCCGTATGCGCTGGTTATGGCCGGTGTTGGACTCATCGAAAGTTTGCTGACGCTGAATGTGGTGGATGAAATTACCGGAACCAGGGGCCGTGGCAATAAAGAATGTGTGGCACAGGGCAGTGCCAATGTATTGAACGGGCTCTTTACGGGCATGGGTGGTTGCGCCATGATCGCGCAAACATTTGTAAACCTTTCCGCGGGGTCAAGGGCGCGTTTATCGGGAATTGTGGCGGCACTTACAATATTGCTGATCATACTTTTCGGTGCGCCGGTGATTGAGAAAGTGCCGATGGCCGCATTAGTAGGCGTAATGGTGATGGTATCCATCGGCACGTTTGAATGGATAAGCTTACGCATCATCAACAAGATGCCCAAATCTGATATCATTGTAGGGGTGCTGGTTGCCGCGATTACGGTTTGGTTGCACAATCTGGCCTTAGCAGTCCTGATCGGTGTGGTCATTTCCGCGTTGGTATTCGCCTGGGAAAGCGCGAAAAGAATCCGTGCCCGGAAATACCTGGATGAAAACGGGGCGAAGCACTATGAAATATATGGCCCCCTGTTCTTCGGGTCCGTAACAAGGTTTACGGAGAAATTTGATGTGCAGGCTGATCCGGGCGAAGTGATCATAGACTTTAAAGAGAGCAGGGTGGTAGACATGAGCGCCATAGACGCATTAAACAAGCTCACGGAAAAATACCGGAGCGCCGGTAAAAAATTGCACCTGCTGCATTTGAGCCCTGATTGCAGGCAACTGTTAAAAAACGCTGCCGATGTGATTGAAGTGAATGTACTGGAGGATCCTGCATACAGCGTAGTGGGGAATGAATAA
- a CDS encoding peptidylprolyl isomerase has protein sequence MNFRSLLTYLFLPAILLSGCAEQEPQKHYDHPVVIVQTKFGDIKMELYPEKAPATVAGFLTNVDSGYYKNCAFYRVLRDDNQISGALHAQLIQGGIWVTNYKLKAKMKPIPHESTKESGLLHKRGTVSLARAEPGTATSEFFICLEDEPGFDFGGENNADGLGYAPFGKVLEGMDVVKKIHEQPEYKQRFRPLVTIVDVKRAK, from the coding sequence ATGAATTTCCGATCTCTCCTCACATACCTGTTCCTTCCCGCAATACTCCTGTCCGGCTGTGCCGAACAGGAACCACAAAAGCATTACGACCATCCCGTGGTGATCGTGCAAACGAAGTTTGGTGACATCAAAATGGAACTTTACCCGGAAAAAGCACCCGCCACCGTTGCCGGATTCCTTACCAATGTGGACTCGGGCTACTATAAAAATTGTGCTTTCTACCGTGTGCTGCGCGACGACAACCAGATCTCCGGTGCGTTGCACGCTCAACTCATCCAGGGCGGAATATGGGTTACCAATTACAAGTTAAAGGCTAAGATGAAGCCCATTCCGCATGAATCAACCAAGGAATCCGGCTTGCTGCACAAGCGGGGCACTGTTTCCCTCGCGCGCGCTGAACCGGGAACCGCCACCTCCGAATTTTTTATCTGCCTCGAAGATGAACCCGGTTTTGATTTCGGCGGCGAGAACAATGCTGACGGTTTAGGATATGCGCCTTTCGGGAAAGTACTGGAAGGCATGGACGTGGTAAAAAAAATCCATGAGCAGCCGGAATATAAGCAACGTTTCAGGCCATTGGTAACGATTGTGGATGTTAAACGGGCGAAGTAA
- a CDS encoding response regulator — translation MKPVLLIIDDNEDILDFLSDDLGEKYTIRTAVNGKDALEILSAESVQLVISDVMMPEMDGFTLCREIKSNVETSHVPVILLTAKNTLQSKMDGLEMGADAYIEKPFSPEFLHLQIANLLINRNKIKEYFSNSPVTHIRSMAHTKADEQFLELVHEIVLQHLSDTELDVEHLARYMNMSRPTLYRKLKDISDLTPNELINITRLKKAAALLAEGQLSVNQVAEMVGYNSHSHLSRNFQKQFGLLPSEFVKRKETS, via the coding sequence ATGAAACCCGTACTACTGATTATTGACGACAACGAAGATATCCTGGACTTCCTTTCAGATGACCTCGGCGAAAAATACACGATCCGCACCGCTGTTAACGGGAAAGACGCACTCGAAATACTTTCCGCAGAAAGTGTTCAACTTGTGATCAGCGACGTGATGATGCCGGAAATGGACGGCTTCACCTTGTGCAGGGAGATCAAGTCAAACGTGGAAACCAGTCATGTGCCCGTGATCCTTCTTACGGCGAAGAACACCCTTCAATCTAAAATGGATGGGTTGGAAATGGGCGCGGACGCTTATATCGAAAAGCCCTTTTCGCCGGAATTCCTGCACCTTCAAATCGCCAACCTCCTCATCAACCGCAACAAGATCAAGGAGTATTTCTCCAATTCCCCGGTTACGCATATCCGCTCCATGGCGCATACGAAGGCCGATGAACAATTCCTGGAACTGGTGCATGAAATTGTGCTGCAACACCTGTCAGATACGGAACTCGACGTAGAGCACCTGGCCCGTTACATGAACATGAGCCGGCCAACTTTGTACCGGAAACTGAAAGATATTTCCGACCTCACTCCGAACGAACTCATCAACATCACCCGCTTGAAAAAAGCAGCCGCTTTGCTGGCGGAAGGCCAACTTTCGGTGAACCAGGTAGCGGAAATGGTGGGGTACAATTCCCACAGCCACCTGTCGCGGAATTTCCAGAAGCAGTTCGGGCTGTTGCCTTCAGAATTTGTGAAACGAAAAGAAACCAGTTAA
- a CDS encoding two-component regulator propeller domain-containing protein codes for MMKQLFSLILMAAAFLRPVVAQPHYFRHYQVEQGLSNNTVFCMAQDKGGFIWMGTKEGLNRFDGYGFKVFRNDPDDSLSIGDDFIRSMFIDTTDSLYAGTRNGVYKYLPATEQFRHVYKSGTEVKDMCKDRSGNLWMVAGRSLIRFHEQTVQTKLYSGKTVESPTAVCIDTQGIVWVGTAQGLLLQYLPEKDTFLSYNLFPGKTYAYPKWIEKIYAGSGPFIMVGTSNYGVKQFHSIQRTHKDVLTYNAEGNEIFARDFLQTAQDEYWVATESGLFLLNTVSGKTTQLRKQYGNPFSLPDNAVYTLLKDKEGGIWAGTYFGGAAYYAKPYALFEKFFPLPEAGAIHGNAVREICEDRFGNIWIGTEDAGLNRFDPRKGTFTSYHLTGSDVGISYPNIHGLLARKNELWVGTFEHGLDIMDIYSGKVIRHFPEGKEGEQLKSSFIVVIHETRSGEIFIGTRQGLYRFLESGQQFEAVKQVAENAFIHSITEDKHGVLWIGTLGNGLFRYDPVNNETINYLHHAKQKKSLPGNSVTTGFQASDGTLWFGTEGGGLCRFNEKDQSFTTITTKEGLPGNTIFRILEDERRNLWITTSNGLVRFQPGTGAIQVYTTFNGLLSNQFNYNSGYRDASGQIYLGTAKGLIRFRPASFTNNQYFPPVHITGLYINNKEPSSNLVALPLQKANVHTSEVVLSYDESSFSIDFAAPAFTAPEMTGYKYILEGLDKDWTYLKSNRKVYFTNLRPGRYVFKVQAANSEGLWGKDTATLQILIQPPWWESNWAFTAYFLIAALIVYLLFRNYQQRMHEKTERKIELMEHEKEKELYQTKINFFTDVAHEIRTPLTLIRAPMEKIMKKAGESIEWGQQLKIMQRNTDRLLELTGQLLDFRRVETNAFRLDFVETNIGALLKDMCTVFRPLAEQKKISFNLHVPPHPVMALADTDSLQKMISNLLSNAFNYGKKKVEVVLRVTETRFSITVSNDGPVIPLEMKEKIFEPFYRIHHHSHRPGSGIGLALSRSLAGLHHGTLELDTSIAELNVFTLSIPLQPEQINETAQQENDETRTTDY; via the coding sequence ATGATGAAGCAACTATTCTCCCTGATATTGATGGCCGCGGCTTTTTTGCGCCCGGTGGTGGCGCAGCCGCATTATTTCAGGCATTACCAGGTAGAACAGGGCCTCTCCAACAATACCGTTTTCTGTATGGCCCAAGACAAGGGCGGCTTTATTTGGATGGGAACAAAAGAGGGGCTGAACAGATTCGATGGTTATGGTTTCAAAGTATTCAGAAATGATCCGGATGACAGTCTGAGTATTGGGGATGATTTCATCAGGAGCATGTTTATCGACACTACAGATTCCCTTTACGCCGGAACACGGAACGGCGTATACAAGTACCTTCCGGCTACCGAACAGTTCAGGCACGTTTACAAAAGTGGCACGGAAGTGAAAGACATGTGCAAGGACCGTTCAGGAAACCTGTGGATGGTGGCGGGGCGTTCACTGATCCGGTTTCATGAACAAACAGTGCAAACAAAATTGTATTCCGGCAAAACAGTTGAATCACCTACGGCAGTTTGTATAGATACACAGGGAATAGTATGGGTGGGCACCGCACAAGGGCTGCTCCTGCAATACCTTCCGGAGAAGGACACCTTTCTTTCTTACAACCTCTTTCCTGGAAAAACTTATGCGTACCCTAAATGGATCGAGAAAATCTACGCCGGTTCCGGGCCCTTTATCATGGTAGGCACCTCCAATTATGGGGTGAAACAATTCCACTCTATTCAGCGTACGCACAAGGATGTGTTAACCTATAACGCCGAAGGCAATGAAATATTCGCCCGCGATTTTCTGCAAACGGCACAGGACGAATATTGGGTGGCAACAGAATCCGGCCTATTCCTGCTCAATACGGTATCAGGGAAAACCACACAGTTACGCAAACAATACGGCAACCCGTTTTCCCTGCCAGACAATGCCGTTTATACTTTGCTGAAAGACAAAGAAGGTGGTATCTGGGCCGGCACGTATTTCGGCGGTGCGGCCTACTACGCCAAACCCTATGCGCTTTTTGAGAAATTTTTCCCTCTGCCCGAAGCGGGGGCTATCCACGGCAACGCGGTACGTGAAATTTGTGAGGACCGCTTCGGCAACATCTGGATCGGCACTGAAGATGCCGGTCTGAACCGCTTCGATCCACGAAAAGGAACGTTTACCAGTTATCACTTAACGGGTTCTGATGTCGGCATCTCCTACCCCAATATCCATGGTTTGCTTGCGCGCAAAAATGAGCTTTGGGTGGGCACCTTTGAACATGGTTTGGATATCATGGATATCTACTCCGGGAAAGTGATCCGCCATTTTCCCGAAGGGAAAGAAGGGGAACAACTGAAAAGCAGTTTTATCGTGGTGATCCATGAAACCCGGTCGGGAGAAATATTCATCGGTACCCGGCAGGGTTTGTACCGCTTCCTGGAATCCGGTCAGCAATTTGAGGCGGTAAAGCAGGTCGCGGAGAACGCGTTTATTCATTCCATCACGGAAGACAAGCATGGCGTATTATGGATAGGCACTTTAGGAAACGGACTTTTCCGCTACGATCCGGTGAACAACGAAACTATTAACTACCTGCATCATGCGAAGCAGAAAAAGAGTTTACCCGGTAATTCGGTTACCACAGGCTTTCAGGCCAGCGATGGCACGTTGTGGTTTGGAACAGAAGGCGGCGGACTTTGCCGTTTCAATGAAAAAGATCAAAGTTTCACCACCATCACCACCAAAGAAGGATTACCGGGCAATACGATATTCCGGATACTGGAAGATGAACGCAGGAACCTCTGGATCACAACCTCCAACGGATTGGTACGTTTTCAACCCGGAACCGGGGCCATTCAGGTGTACACCACCTTCAACGGCCTGCTCAGTAACCAGTTCAACTACAATTCCGGGTACCGCGACGCTTCCGGACAAATTTACCTCGGCACGGCTAAAGGTCTGATCCGTTTCCGCCCCGCATCGTTCACCAACAATCAGTATTTTCCGCCGGTTCACATCACCGGGTTGTACATCAACAACAAAGAGCCCTCTTCCAACCTTGTTGCCCTGCCGCTGCAAAAAGCCAATGTACATACTTCCGAAGTTGTGCTTTCTTACGATGAATCATCGTTCAGCATCGATTTCGCAGCACCGGCTTTCACGGCCCCGGAAATGACGGGTTACAAATACATTCTGGAAGGACTCGATAAAGACTGGACCTACCTGAAAAGCAACCGTAAAGTGTATTTCACCAACCTCCGGCCAGGAAGGTATGTGTTTAAAGTACAGGCCGCCAACAGCGAAGGACTATGGGGAAAAGATACCGCCACGCTTCAGATACTGATTCAACCACCCTGGTGGGAAAGTAACTGGGCATTCACCGCCTATTTTCTTATCGCCGCACTCATCGTTTACCTGCTTTTCAGGAACTACCAGCAACGGATGCACGAAAAAACAGAACGTAAGATCGAATTGATGGAACACGAAAAGGAGAAAGAACTGTACCAGACGAAAATAAATTTCTTTACCGATGTGGCCCATGAAATACGTACCCCGCTTACCTTGATCCGCGCTCCCATGGAAAAAATCATGAAGAAAGCCGGGGAGAGTATTGAATGGGGGCAACAACTGAAGATCATGCAACGGAATACGGACCGGCTGCTCGAACTGACCGGTCAGTTGCTCGATTTCCGTCGCGTGGAAACCAATGCTTTCCGGCTAGATTTCGTGGAAACCAATATTGGCGCACTATTGAAAGATATGTGTACCGTATTCAGACCACTGGCGGAACAAAAAAAGATCAGCTTCAATCTGCATGTTCCGCCCCACCCCGTAATGGCGCTGGCGGATACGGATTCACTACAGAAAATGATCAGCAACCTGCTTTCCAACGCATTCAATTATGGCAAAAAGAAAGTAGAGGTGGTATTACGTGTTACAGAAACGCGTTTCAGCATAACCGTCAGCAACGATGGCCCGGTGATTCCATTGGAAATGAAAGAAAAAATATTCGAACCGTTCTACCGTATCCACCACCACAGCCACCGGCCCGGAAGCGGCATCGGCCTTGCACTTTCGAGGTCGCTCGCGGGACTCCATCACGGAACGCTTGAACTGGATACTTCCATCGCGGAATTGAATGTTTTCACACTTTCCATTCCACTACAACCTGAACAAATAAACGAAACTGCTCAACAAGAAAACGATGAAACCCGTACTACTGATTATTGA
- a CDS encoding TonB-dependent receptor, with translation MTKRLLRFLLFAAIFLPVSQVVYAQQVVNGTLRTASGEAIPGGTITVKGTQRSVAATANGLFSIEASSGSVLVVSSVGYNEKEVTVNGTTLNIILEPADATLNDVVVIGYQSVRRKDLTGAVGVVNPAQANRNVASSVAESIQGLATGVTVRNSGSPGAMAKIDIRGAGTFANNNPLYIIDGMYSDATPDFNPNDIESIQILKDASAAAIYGSRAANGVIIITTKKGKEGPMVVTGSVKTGMQQIHKKWDMMDAGEYRTLATQLYANGGLPVPTILTNDFDPSINTNWQDAFMRTGNIQDYSMALSGGSNSANYYVSGSYFKNKGAVIGNEFERASLRVNTSGRKGRFSFGQNMLLSYTQDDPVAGDIFTNPFVDMITMIPVIPVKDASRFASATNPEGWGIGVNNAYVNTLAANVPALQSLLQTNQYNFKIRGNAFAELRLLNGLSYKFNAGAETSFDRFKGFRRPGTIRQGTPSPIATADENRANFRSFLFEHTLNYDQSFGAHRISAVGGFTNQTNTYEILTGQKSGFEPDANGNYTFTNLNQGQNAITTSRADKWNLVSFLGRLNYSFEEKYLASLTFRRDGSSLFGPDHRWGNFPSASVAWRISRESFFNVDWINDLKLRASYGSLGNSEFLRPWQYFGSINPFPRAVFGTNEAEQLGAINTQLANAGLRWETKKTTNFGIDGALLNNRLLFTAEYFIASTNDVLVDLPISLTTGNAGGNPPVNAASIRNKGFELGITYKSDPQRAFKWDATLNFTLIRNKVTSFGDTTTKYTQLGDARTQLGRSIGEWYVLQTDGLFQNQAEIDAHTNKNGELLQPWARPGDVRYVDTDGDGELNTDKDRVYAGTPWADFETGAVLNASWKNFSFSMQWYAVVGNQLYNRPRYNVDRMDQNTNFRKGANPWTAQNPNTDMPRAAMGAPDQGIQFNVLPQTDRWLEDGSYLRLRNVEIGYNIPRTTLSKAGFSSARVFVSGQNLLTFTKYKGLDPDITGVNIFERGLDNGQYPAMRILSAGINFGF, from the coding sequence ATGACAAAACGATTGCTCAGGTTTCTGCTCTTTGCCGCTATTTTTCTTCCCGTTTCGCAGGTGGTGTACGCACAACAGGTCGTGAACGGTACACTCAGAACTGCCTCCGGGGAAGCGATTCCCGGCGGTACCATTACTGTTAAGGGAACACAACGCTCCGTTGCCGCAACGGCAAATGGTCTTTTTTCCATAGAAGCCTCATCCGGAAGCGTATTGGTGGTTTCCAGCGTGGGGTATAATGAAAAAGAGGTGACCGTGAATGGTACCACCCTCAACATTATATTGGAACCTGCCGATGCTACGCTCAATGATGTGGTGGTAATAGGCTACCAGTCGGTGCGCCGCAAGGACCTCACCGGAGCCGTTGGCGTGGTGAATCCAGCGCAGGCCAACAGAAACGTGGCTTCTTCCGTAGCGGAATCCATCCAGGGACTTGCCACAGGCGTTACCGTGCGCAACAGCGGTTCTCCAGGCGCCATGGCTAAGATAGACATCAGGGGTGCAGGTACCTTCGCCAACAACAACCCGCTTTATATAATTGATGGCATGTACAGCGATGCCACGCCGGACTTCAACCCCAACGATATTGAATCCATCCAGATTCTGAAAGATGCTTCCGCCGCTGCGATCTATGGAAGCCGTGCCGCTAATGGCGTGATCATCATCACCACCAAAAAAGGAAAAGAAGGCCCCATGGTAGTAACCGGCTCCGTAAAAACCGGTATGCAGCAGATCCATAAAAAATGGGATATGATGGATGCGGGAGAATACCGCACACTGGCCACACAGTTGTATGCCAATGGCGGACTTCCGGTGCCAACCATCCTCACCAATGATTTCGATCCTTCCATTAATACAAACTGGCAGGATGCCTTTATGCGTACCGGAAATATCCAGGATTACAGTATGGCGCTCTCCGGTGGAAGCAATTCCGCCAACTATTACGTATCAGGAAGTTATTTTAAGAATAAAGGCGCCGTGATTGGGAACGAATTTGAACGCGCCAGTTTAAGGGTGAACACCAGCGGCAGGAAAGGCCGCTTCAGCTTTGGCCAGAACATGTTGCTCTCTTATACGCAGGATGATCCCGTAGCAGGAGATATCTTCACCAATCCTTTTGTGGACATGATCACCATGATTCCCGTGATCCCTGTTAAAGACGCATCCCGATTCGCCTCCGCCACCAATCCCGAAGGCTGGGGGATAGGAGTGAACAACGCTTACGTAAATACGCTTGCCGCGAATGTTCCTGCATTGCAGAGCCTGCTGCAGACCAATCAATACAATTTCAAAATAAGGGGCAATGCTTTCGCGGAACTCAGGCTACTCAACGGGCTGTCTTATAAATTCAATGCGGGCGCAGAAACCAGTTTCGACCGTTTCAAAGGATTCCGCCGCCCCGGCACCATACGCCAGGGCACGCCTTCTCCCATTGCCACTGCAGACGAGAACCGCGCGAATTTCCGTTCCTTTTTGTTTGAGCATACGCTGAATTATGACCAAAGTTTCGGTGCGCACCGCATCAGTGCAGTGGGCGGTTTCACCAATCAGACGAATACTTACGAAATACTCACCGGACAAAAATCAGGTTTCGAACCCGATGCCAACGGCAACTATACTTTCACCAACCTGAACCAGGGGCAGAACGCCATCACCACCAGCAGAGCAGATAAGTGGAACCTGGTGAGTTTTCTCGGTCGGCTCAACTACAGCTTCGAGGAAAAATACCTGGCCAGTCTTACTTTTCGCCGCGACGGAAGTTCGTTGTTCGGACCGGATCACCGCTGGGGAAACTTCCCTTCAGCATCAGTGGCCTGGCGCATCAGCAGGGAATCCTTCTTTAACGTGGACTGGATCAATGACCTGAAACTTCGTGCTTCTTACGGATCGCTTGGGAACAGTGAATTCCTTCGTCCCTGGCAGTATTTCGGTTCCATCAATCCATTTCCACGCGCGGTATTCGGAACAAATGAAGCCGAACAACTTGGCGCCATCAATACACAACTCGCGAATGCAGGGTTGCGTTGGGAAACGAAAAAGACCACCAACTTTGGTATAGACGGCGCGCTGCTGAACAACCGCCTGCTCTTTACCGCCGAATACTTTATCGCCAGTACGAATGATGTATTGGTGGATCTTCCCATCAGTTTAACAACAGGTAACGCGGGTGGCAATCCCCCTGTGAATGCCGCTTCCATCCGCAACAAAGGATTTGAACTGGGCATTACTTACAAAAGCGATCCGCAGCGTGCCTTTAAATGGGATGCCACGCTTAACTTCACCCTTATCCGCAACAAAGTCACCAGTTTTGGCGATACCACCACCAAATACACACAACTGGGCGATGCCCGCACACAATTGGGCCGCTCTATCGGAGAATGGTACGTGCTTCAAACTGATGGTCTCTTCCAGAACCAGGCTGAAATAGATGCGCACACCAATAAAAACGGTGAATTGCTGCAACCCTGGGCCCGTCCCGGCGACGTGCGTTACGTAGATACAGATGGCGATGGTGAACTGAACACCGATAAGGACCGTGTATATGCAGGTACCCCATGGGCTGATTTTGAAACCGGCGCTGTGCTGAATGCTTCCTGGAAAAACTTCAGCTTCAGCATGCAGTGGTACGCTGTTGTGGGCAACCAACTGTACAACAGGCCACGCTACAATGTGGACCGCATGGACCAGAATACCAACTTCAGGAAAGGGGCCAATCCCTGGACCGCGCAAAACCCGAATACGGATATGCCACGTGCGGCCATGGGCGCTCCCGATCAGGGTATCCAGTTCAATGTATTGCCCCAAACCGATCGCTGGCTGGAAGATGGTTCCTACCTGCGGCTCCGCAATGTTGAGATCGGATACAATATTCCCAGGACCACGCTTTCAAAAGCAGGTTTCAGTTCCGCAAGGGTATTCGTGAGCGGACAAAACCTGCTCACCTTCACCAAATACAAAGGACTGGATCCCGATATTACCGGTGTGAACATTTTTGAAAGAGGGCTGGACAACGGACAATATCCCGCCATGCGCATCCTTTCCGCAGGCATCAATTTCGGTTTCTGA
- a CDS encoding RagB/SusD family nutrient uptake outer membrane protein, with amino-acid sequence MKKIILYSILLFTFASCKKSMELDIPNPNVPDESNFWQTGTDALLGVNAVYGNFYRNGAPFSRWMPFYMDVRSDDGYSTSPWNELRSIGAHNITQYSFEVNYDTWWHHWRGVYRANQVLARVPSITMDENLKNRYLGEAKFLRALYYYNLVTIWGNIPLILEPSQPSDKPFQAPQEQVWAQIEKDLTEAAAALPPSYNNDNIGRATKGAAYALLGRVHLQQKEYQPAVDALRWLVEGDGRSLYDLTANYADNFRHTTENNIESVFEIQFKMRAENSGEDGPTSNVGTSRAPFFGPPGHGFNDANMNRWVVHEFLKENTTGGQRDPRLAITALYDSTDVRGPDFSIVYGGTFTSKNYDANTRNRVWYRKYLDDYFRINEFEIFNSPVNFRVIRFADVLLMYAEALNEVNRTAEAYAHVDRVRQRAGLQRLSVTMPGMNKEQFLRQLMHERITELTGECTRWNDLARWGFFDDATKLAELKARDPEFNNFVIGRNKYMPIPQTEIDINPNLKQNDNW; translated from the coding sequence ATGAAAAAAATCATTCTTTATTCCATACTGCTCTTCACCTTTGCTTCCTGCAAAAAATCCATGGAACTGGATATTCCCAACCCGAATGTTCCGGATGAATCTAATTTCTGGCAAACGGGAACAGACGCACTGCTTGGGGTGAATGCGGTGTACGGCAATTTCTACCGCAACGGCGCACCTTTTTCGAGATGGATGCCGTTTTACATGGATGTGCGTTCCGATGATGGCTATTCCACCAGTCCCTGGAACGAACTCCGCAGCATCGGTGCGCACAACATCACCCAATACAGCTTTGAGGTAAACTACGACACCTGGTGGCACCACTGGAGAGGCGTTTACCGCGCCAACCAGGTGCTGGCAAGGGTTCCTTCCATTACCATGGATGAAAACCTCAAAAACAGGTACCTCGGGGAAGCGAAATTTCTCCGTGCCCTGTATTACTATAACCTGGTGACCATCTGGGGAAATATTCCGCTGATACTTGAACCATCTCAACCTTCCGACAAACCTTTCCAGGCACCGCAGGAACAGGTATGGGCACAGATTGAAAAAGACCTCACCGAAGCCGCTGCCGCTTTGCCGCCATCTTACAACAACGATAATATTGGCCGGGCCACTAAAGGTGCCGCGTATGCGCTCCTGGGAAGAGTACACCTGCAACAGAAAGAATACCAACCAGCAGTTGACGCTTTACGCTGGCTGGTGGAAGGCGATGGCCGCAGTTTGTACGACCTTACGGCCAATTACGCGGATAACTTCCGCCATACTACCGAAAACAATATTGAATCGGTATTTGAAATCCAGTTCAAAATGCGGGCTGAAAACAGCGGGGAAGATGGCCCCACGTCCAATGTGGGTACCAGTCGCGCCCCATTCTTCGGCCCTCCGGGCCACGGTTTCAACGACGCGAACATGAACAGGTGGGTGGTACATGAATTTCTGAAAGAAAATACGACCGGCGGACAAAGAGACCCACGCCTCGCCATTACCGCATTGTACGATTCCACCGATGTGCGCGGCCCTGATTTCAGCATTGTTTATGGCGGCACCTTCACCTCAAAAAACTATGACGCCAATACCCGGAACAGGGTGTGGTACCGTAAATACCTGGACGATTATTTCCGCATCAACGAATTTGAAATATTCAACAGCCCCGTGAATTTCCGTGTGATCCGTTTCGCAGATGTACTGCTGATGTACGCGGAAGCGCTCAACGAAGTGAACCGCACCGCCGAAGCGTACGCCCATGTTGACCGTGTGCGCCAGCGTGCGGGATTGCAGCGACTGAGTGTAACCATGCCCGGTATGAACAAAGAGCAGTTCCTCCGTCAGCTCATGCACGAAAGAATTACCGAACTAACGGGAGAATGTACCCGCTGGAATGACCTCGCCAGGTGGGGATTCTTTGACGATGCCACCAAACTCGCGGAGCTGAAAGCCCGCGATCCAGAGTTCAACAATTTTGTGATCGGCAGGAACAAATACATGCCCATCCCGCAAACGGAAATAGACATCAATCCGAACCTGAAACAGAACGATAACTGGTAA